The Desulfohalovibrio reitneri genome contains a region encoding:
- a CDS encoding response regulator: MKKDVILVVEDDEDIQQLLRYNLEAAGFEVVSAEEGSEALAKARRTIPSLVILDIMLPGMDGFEVCKELKKNAETAKAPIIMLTARGEEVDRIVGLELGADDYVVKPFSPREMLLRVKAILRRFSPDGDERQLWKRDGLSVDMEAHRVEVEGEEVQLTATEFKLLTELIRSQGRVQTRDQLLNSVWGYEFDGYARTVDTHVRRLRQKLGPFARMVETVRGVGYRFKE; encoded by the coding sequence ATGAAGAAGGATGTCATCCTGGTCGTCGAGGACGACGAGGACATCCAGCAACTGCTGCGGTACAACCTCGAGGCGGCGGGTTTCGAGGTCGTTTCCGCCGAGGAAGGCAGCGAGGCCCTGGCCAAGGCGCGCCGCACCATTCCCTCCCTTGTCATCCTCGACATCATGCTGCCCGGCATGGACGGCTTCGAGGTCTGCAAGGAACTCAAGAAAAACGCCGAGACGGCCAAGGCGCCCATCATCATGCTCACCGCGCGCGGCGAGGAGGTGGACCGCATCGTGGGCCTGGAGCTGGGGGCGGACGACTACGTGGTCAAGCCCTTCTCCCCCCGCGAGATGCTGCTGCGGGTCAAGGCCATCCTGCGCCGCTTCAGCCCGGACGGCGACGAGCGCCAGTTGTGGAAGCGCGACGGACTGAGCGTGGACATGGAGGCCCACCGCGTGGAGGTGGAGGGCGAGGAGGTCCAGCTCACGGCCACCGAATTCAAGCTGCTCACCGAGCTTATCCGCAGCCAGGGGCGGGTGCAGACCCGCGACCAGCTGCTCAATTCAGTTTGGGGATACGAGTTCGACGGCTACGCCCGCACGGTGGACACCCACGTCCGGAGACTGCGCCAGAAGCTCGGCCCCTTCGCCCGCATGGTGGAGACCGTGCGCGGTGTGGGCTACCGCTTTAAGGAATAG
- a CDS encoding HAMP domain-containing sensor histidine kinase: MASHASFRTRLFLFFLLVIAVALLLPTWYSRFVLGQEVQRASMERVMGQLRLTAGFVEHDLTFSGREPLRSWLARTGDRLGARLDYLTLDEAAERGGDVSHRAVEAGQAMAIEGSGENGRTVVAALRLDPAGPAPEGVLTLSTPHTGPRDRSGRVLGNILLGVLLTFLLAVPLSYFLSRQLSRSIRALSVVAKGIGSGDYDKRIRHAPGKEFDPLVTSINSMAESIQTQVRTITSQKSQLEAVLDSMKEGVMVLDEQGRLASINRALGRIFPGVDQFIGRRVIEAVVDSELHKACGRAVSQEGRGNPPILLQLEPERGRVYDVSVVSLAGTGSGLGAVVVFHDISKLTQLERVRRDFVANVSHELRTPLTSIKGYSETLASSANLGEAEQRFLDIIHRNADHMTKIVGDLLALSRLEAGQQVMEFGPTDLREVLAAAFDECAPVADGKGVELVLECEEPLRVRADFDRLVQVARNLMENAVRYSPEGKPVRVRCRAESGQAVVGVTDLGPGIPKEEQSRVFERFYRVGRDKAKSQGSSGLGLAISRHIIERHQGRLFLQSPPHGEERGATFYFSVPLLNRNTDDTIQNHNHAARK, translated from the coding sequence ATGGCCTCCCACGCCTCGTTCCGCACGCGGCTCTTCCTCTTTTTCCTGCTGGTCATCGCGGTGGCCCTGCTGCTGCCCACCTGGTATTCCCGCTTCGTGCTGGGCCAGGAGGTGCAGCGCGCCTCCATGGAGCGGGTTATGGGCCAGCTCCGCCTGACCGCGGGCTTCGTGGAGCACGACTTGACCTTCTCCGGGCGCGAGCCGCTGCGCTCCTGGCTGGCCCGCACCGGCGACCGCCTTGGCGCCCGGCTGGACTATCTCACTCTGGACGAGGCCGCGGAGCGGGGCGGGGATGTATCCCACCGGGCCGTGGAAGCCGGGCAGGCCATGGCCATCGAAGGCTCCGGCGAGAACGGCCGGACCGTGGTGGCCGCCCTGCGGCTGGACCCGGCCGGTCCGGCCCCGGAGGGCGTGCTGACCTTGAGCACGCCCCACACCGGCCCCCGCGACCGCTCCGGACGGGTGCTGGGCAACATCCTCCTGGGCGTGCTGCTCACCTTCCTTCTGGCCGTGCCCCTGAGCTATTTCCTCTCGCGCCAACTCTCCCGCTCCATCCGCGCCCTGTCCGTGGTGGCCAAGGGCATCGGCTCCGGCGACTACGACAAGCGCATCCGCCACGCCCCGGGCAAGGAGTTCGACCCGCTGGTCACGTCCATCAACTCCATGGCCGAGTCCATCCAGACCCAGGTGCGGACCATCACCTCCCAGAAATCACAGTTGGAGGCGGTGCTGGACTCCATGAAGGAAGGGGTCATGGTGCTGGACGAGCAGGGACGGCTGGCCTCCATCAACCGCGCCTTGGGCCGCATCTTCCCCGGCGTGGACCAGTTCATCGGCCGCCGCGTCATCGAAGCGGTGGTGGACTCGGAGTTGCACAAGGCCTGCGGCCGGGCCGTCAGCCAGGAGGGAAGGGGGAACCCGCCCATCCTGCTGCAGCTGGAGCCGGAGCGTGGCCGGGTCTACGACGTGTCCGTGGTCTCCCTTGCGGGCACCGGCTCCGGCCTGGGCGCGGTGGTGGTCTTCCACGACATCTCCAAGCTGACCCAGCTGGAGCGGGTGCGGCGCGACTTCGTAGCCAACGTCTCACACGAACTGCGCACCCCGCTGACCTCCATCAAGGGCTACTCCGAAACCCTGGCCTCATCAGCCAATCTGGGCGAGGCGGAGCAGCGTTTTCTTGACATAATTCATCGCAATGCGGACCATATGACCAAAATCGTGGGCGACCTGCTGGCCCTCTCCCGGCTGGAGGCCGGACAGCAGGTCATGGAGTTCGGCCCCACGGACCTGCGGGAGGTGTTGGCGGCCGCCTTTGACGAGTGCGCCCCGGTGGCCGACGGCAAAGGGGTCGAACTGGTCCTGGAGTGCGAGGAGCCACTGCGGGTGCGGGCGGATTTCGACCGGCTGGTCCAGGTGGCCCGAAACCTCATGGAGAACGCGGTCCGCTATTCCCCGGAAGGCAAGCCGGTCCGGGTACGTTGCCGCGCGGAAAGCGGCCAGGCTGTTGTCGGCGTTACCGACCTCGGGCCGGGCATCCCCAAGGAGGAGCAGTCCCGGGTCTTCGAGCGGTTCTACCGCGTGGGGCGCGACAAGGCCAAGTCGCAGGGATCGTCCGGGCTGGGCTTGGCCATATCCCGGCACATCATTGAGCGGCATCAGGGACGGCTGTTCCTGCAAAGCCCGCCGCACGGCGAGGAACGAGGGGCTACCTTTTATTTCAGCGTTCCGCTACTGAATCGCAACACGGATGACACAATTCAAAACCACAATCACGCCGCCCGAAAATAG
- a CDS encoding ABC transporter permease, translating to MLAFLRRALAKLVWVGVVFFGITLISFWVIHLAPGSPTDLQTTLNPMATPELRQQLEELYGLDKPLHEQYAAWLSRLVRFDFGRSMSGDHRPVWDKIRERLPLTFGMNMASLVLTLAVTIPLGVAAAYWQGGWFDRLSTVFVFIGFAVPGFWLAILLMLLLGIHWEVLPISGLTSLDFERLSWWGKLWDLAKHLAMPIFVYTFASLAGMSRFMRSSMLEVLRQDYILTARAKGLPAHKVVFRHAMRNALLPVITILGLSIPGLIGGSVIIESIYALPGLGQLFFQAVMARDYPLIMGNLVLGAMLTLAGNLLADFAYGLADPRIRSGAGKGGAT from the coding sequence ATGCTCGCCTTTCTGCGACGCGCCCTGGCCAAGCTGGTGTGGGTCGGGGTGGTCTTTTTCGGCATCACCCTCATCAGTTTCTGGGTCATCCACCTGGCCCCGGGCTCGCCCACGGACCTGCAGACCACCCTCAATCCCATGGCCACCCCGGAGTTGCGCCAGCAGCTTGAGGAACTCTACGGCCTGGACAAGCCCCTGCACGAGCAGTACGCGGCCTGGCTCTCCCGCCTGGTGCGCTTCGACTTCGGCCGCTCCATGTCCGGCGACCACCGGCCCGTCTGGGACAAGATACGCGAGCGGCTGCCCCTGACCTTCGGCATGAACATGGCCTCCCTGGTGCTGACCCTGGCCGTGACCATCCCTCTGGGCGTGGCCGCGGCCTACTGGCAGGGCGGCTGGTTCGACCGGCTGTCCACGGTCTTCGTCTTCATCGGCTTCGCCGTGCCGGGGTTCTGGCTGGCCATCCTGCTCATGCTGCTGCTGGGCATCCACTGGGAGGTGCTGCCCATCTCGGGCCTGACCTCCCTGGACTTCGAGCGCCTGTCCTGGTGGGGCAAGTTGTGGGACCTGGCCAAGCATCTGGCCATGCCCATCTTCGTCTACACCTTCGCCTCCCTGGCGGGCATGTCGCGTTTCATGCGTTCCTCCATGCTGGAGGTGCTGCGCCAGGACTACATTCTCACCGCCCGGGCCAAGGGGCTGCCCGCGCACAAGGTGGTTTTCCGCCATGCCATGCGCAACGCCCTGCTGCCGGTCATCACCATCCTGGGCCTGTCCATTCCCGGCCTCATCGGCGGCTCGGTCATCATCGAGTCCATCTACGCCCTGCCCGGACTGGGGCAACTCTTCTTCCAGGCGGTCATGGCCCGCGACTACCCGCTCATCATGGGCAACCTGGTGCTGGGGGCCATGCTCACCCTGGCGGGCAACCTGCTGGCGGACTTCGCCTACGGCCTGGCCGACCCGCGCATCCGCTCCGGTGCCGGCAAGGGAGGCGCAACGTGA
- a CDS encoding ABC transporter permease translates to MVGAFIVVAMSLAALLAPLIAPYDPLAINVDVMLQGPSWQHWLGTDALGRDVLTRLLYGARVSLWVGFVAVGLSVGIGLALGLVAGYFGGLVDEAVMRGVDVMLCFPSFFLILAVIAFLEPSLANIMIVIGLTSWMGVARLVRAETLSLRGRDFVLAARSAGASAPRILLWHVLPNAAAPVLVSATLGVAGAILVESSLSFLGLGVQPPTPSWGNMLMEGKDVLEIAPWLSVFPGLAILVTVLGYNLLGESLRDLLDPRLRQ, encoded by the coding sequence ATGGTGGGGGCCTTCATCGTCGTCGCCATGTCCCTGGCCGCGCTGCTGGCCCCGCTCATCGCGCCCTACGACCCACTGGCCATCAACGTGGACGTCATGCTCCAGGGGCCGTCCTGGCAGCACTGGCTGGGCACCGACGCCCTGGGCCGCGACGTGCTCACCCGGCTGCTCTACGGGGCGCGGGTCTCGCTGTGGGTGGGCTTCGTGGCCGTGGGGCTGTCCGTGGGCATCGGCCTGGCGCTGGGGCTGGTGGCGGGCTACTTCGGCGGGCTGGTGGACGAGGCGGTCATGCGCGGGGTGGACGTCATGCTCTGCTTCCCCTCCTTTTTCCTCATCCTGGCGGTCATCGCCTTCCTGGAGCCGTCACTGGCCAACATCATGATCGTCATCGGCCTGACCTCCTGGATGGGCGTGGCCCGGCTGGTGCGCGCCGAGACCCTCTCCCTGCGGGGGCGGGACTTCGTGCTGGCGGCCCGCTCCGCCGGGGCCTCGGCCCCGCGCATCCTGCTCTGGCACGTGCTGCCCAACGCGGCCGCTCCGGTGCTGGTCTCGGCCACCCTGGGCGTAGCCGGGGCCATTCTGGTGGAGTCGTCCCTGTCCTTCCTCGGGCTCGGGGTGCAGCCGCCCACGCCCTCCTGGGGCAACATGCTCATGGAAGGCAAGGACGTCCTGGAGATCGCCCCCTGGCTGTCGGTCTTCCCAGGGCTGGCCATCCTGGTCACGGTGCTGGGCTACAATCTCCTGGGCGAGTCCCTGCGCGACCTCCTGGACCCCAGGCTGCGGCAGTAG
- a CDS encoding hybrid sensor histidine kinase/response regulator, translating into MTGESASIPGVALLAGPGGRLLRVLRDEIGLDGAAEGVDVPDLVDGESRVKAEGFLAEVRDRGAAFGWELNAMTEGRVQTLTFAGGAAGDGLLLIAARTMPEVMRFYEELLRINNEQVDQLRGVMKEAAQPGPRMADGGCYDEISRLNNDLVNAQRDLAKKNAQLQAVSAQKDMFLGMAAHDLRNPLGAIMAFASFLEEDAGGGLDESCRAMLRNIRSSSRYMLQLIEDMLDISRIQAGRLELDLAPCDLAAEFDEVVEINRALASPKSISLRSEVPTGLPRTMADRVKIKQVLGNLLSNAIKFTHSGGRVDMDLRLEGARFVITVADDGQGIPADALEGIFEPFGKTEVEPTGGEPSTGLGLAIVKRVVEGHGGSIEVESKPGEGSRFTVRLPLVRPEEVEAGPDGPDDGGSGVCVGARVLLVEDEPLNRKLAVRLLDGFGCHTVEAADGVEALRALGEQRFDLVFMDLHMPGMDGAETVSRLRRREREEGRSRTTVLALTGAASQDDLDKLDDTDLDGRVEKPLSRKGLLATLRRHLPGS; encoded by the coding sequence GTGACGGGGGAGAGCGCATCCATACCCGGCGTGGCCCTGCTGGCCGGGCCCGGCGGTCGATTGCTGCGGGTGCTGCGCGACGAGATCGGCCTGGACGGGGCCGCGGAGGGCGTGGACGTTCCCGATCTGGTGGACGGCGAGTCCAGAGTAAAGGCCGAGGGGTTCCTGGCCGAGGTGCGGGACAGAGGCGCGGCCTTCGGCTGGGAGTTGAACGCCATGACCGAAGGGCGGGTGCAGACCCTGACCTTCGCCGGGGGCGCGGCCGGGGACGGGCTGCTGCTCATCGCCGCCCGCACCATGCCGGAGGTGATGCGTTTTTACGAGGAGCTGCTGCGCATCAACAACGAGCAGGTTGACCAGCTCCGCGGCGTCATGAAAGAGGCTGCCCAGCCCGGCCCGAGAATGGCGGACGGCGGCTGCTACGACGAGATTTCCCGGCTGAACAACGATCTGGTCAACGCCCAGCGGGACCTGGCCAAGAAAAACGCCCAGCTCCAGGCGGTAAGCGCCCAGAAGGACATGTTCCTGGGCATGGCCGCCCACGATCTGCGCAATCCGCTGGGGGCCATCATGGCCTTCGCCTCCTTCCTGGAGGAGGACGCGGGGGGCGGGCTGGATGAGTCCTGCCGGGCCATGCTCCGCAACATCCGCTCCTCCTCGCGCTACATGCTCCAGCTCATCGAGGACATGCTGGACATATCCCGCATCCAGGCCGGGCGGCTGGAGCTTGACCTGGCCCCCTGCGACCTGGCGGCGGAATTCGACGAAGTGGTGGAGATCAACCGCGCCCTGGCCTCCCCCAAGTCCATCTCGCTGCGCTCCGAAGTTCCCACCGGGCTGCCGCGCACCATGGCCGACCGGGTCAAGATCAAGCAGGTGCTGGGCAACCTGCTGTCCAACGCCATCAAGTTCACCCACTCCGGCGGGCGGGTGGACATGGACCTGCGGCTGGAGGGCGCGCGTTTTGTCATCACCGTGGCGGACGACGGCCAGGGCATTCCGGCCGACGCCCTGGAAGGCATCTTCGAGCCCTTCGGTAAGACCGAGGTGGAGCCGACGGGCGGTGAACCCTCCACCGGGCTGGGATTGGCCATCGTCAAGCGGGTGGTGGAGGGGCACGGCGGATCCATCGAGGTGGAAAGCAAGCCGGGCGAGGGGTCGCGCTTCACCGTGCGCCTGCCACTGGTCCGGCCGGAGGAGGTCGAGGCCGGACCGGACGGCCCGGACGACGGGGGCAGCGGTGTGTGCGTCGGGGCCAGGGTGCTTCTGGTGGAGGACGAACCGCTCAACCGCAAGCTGGCCGTCCGCCTGCTGGACGGCTTCGGATGCCACACGGTGGAGGCCGCGGACGGCGTTGAGGCCCTGCGCGCCCTGGGGGAGCAGCGTTTCGACCTGGTTTTCATGGACCTGCACATGCCTGGCATGGACGGGGCGGAAACCGTCAGCAGGCTGCGGCGGCGCGAGCGGGAGGAGGGTCGGTCCCGCACCACGGTGCTGGCCCTCACCGGTGCCGCCTCGCAGGATGACCTGGACAAGCTGGACGACACGGACCTGGACGGGCGCGTGGAGAAACCCCTGAGCCGGAAGGGCCTGCTGGCGACGCTCCGCCGCCATCTGCCCGGTTCGTGA
- a CDS encoding diguanylate cyclase: protein MTQATSRVAARRSHGEDARIFAARVNHILINSPPALAANAVVAVLLAAFLWDEAPRGPFLSWLSALLGVMAARAFFLLRDTRIGVTERNAPAICRRQFNGLLTTGLLWAAAAWLFFPHVSHVHQTFLVLIMGGMMAGALAVNAVLLRLFLAFSLPIVASLPLYVAASPSGEQPFMAAMLAIYWLLLLSVALKLRRNTSESFRLRFENLELIADLREQRRREQELNSELSHEIEERTHMERELRRSEAKFRGLTENSPVAVFIIQNGRFAYANKAVSKLTGHSENELHGMALADVLHPEDAPRVLERIEKRLASGGEEDPVERRVIRKDGRVVWVQTVGKVVEHGDTPATLGTAVDVTASKEAEDRLRHMATTDDLTGLANRRHFMDIFKREFSRARRYGRQLCLLVIDADHFKAINDTHGHDAGDKALQKLAELARDNLRDVDLLGRLGGEEFTALLPDTSGDEGIMAAERLRALAESTDIDIGGKTIRVTLSMGVGCLRESDATPDELMKRVDDSLYEAKKRGRNRVMPSS, encoded by the coding sequence GTGACGCAGGCCACATCACGGGTCGCGGCGCGGCGTTCGCATGGGGAGGACGCCCGCATCTTCGCGGCCCGGGTCAACCATATTCTGATCAACAGTCCGCCCGCGCTGGCCGCCAACGCCGTGGTGGCCGTGCTGCTGGCCGCCTTTCTGTGGGACGAGGCCCCCCGGGGGCCGTTTCTGTCCTGGCTGTCCGCCCTGCTTGGGGTGATGGCGGCCCGGGCCTTCTTCCTGCTCCGCGACACGCGCATCGGCGTCACGGAGAGGAACGCCCCGGCCATCTGCCGCAGGCAGTTCAACGGCCTGCTGACCACCGGCCTGCTCTGGGCCGCCGCGGCCTGGCTCTTCTTCCCCCACGTCTCCCACGTGCACCAGACCTTCCTGGTGCTCATCATGGGCGGCATGATGGCCGGGGCCCTGGCTGTAAACGCCGTGCTGCTGCGCCTCTTCCTTGCCTTCTCCCTGCCCATAGTGGCCAGCCTGCCCCTGTACGTGGCCGCCTCGCCCAGCGGCGAGCAGCCCTTCATGGCGGCCATGCTGGCCATATACTGGCTGCTGCTGCTGTCCGTGGCACTCAAACTGCGGCGGAACACGTCCGAGTCCTTCCGGCTGCGTTTCGAGAACCTGGAGCTTATCGCGGACCTGCGGGAGCAGCGCCGCCGGGAACAGGAGCTGAACAGCGAGCTCAGCCATGAGATCGAGGAGCGCACCCACATGGAGCGGGAGCTGCGCCGCTCCGAGGCAAAGTTCCGGGGCCTGACCGAAAACTCGCCCGTGGCCGTGTTCATCATCCAAAACGGCCGCTTCGCCTACGCCAACAAGGCGGTGAGCAAGCTGACCGGCCACTCCGAGAATGAACTGCACGGAATGGCACTGGCCGACGTGCTGCACCCCGAGGACGCCCCCCGCGTGCTGGAGCGCATCGAGAAGCGGCTGGCCTCCGGCGGCGAGGAGGACCCCGTGGAAAGACGGGTGATACGCAAGGACGGCCGCGTGGTCTGGGTGCAGACCGTGGGCAAGGTGGTGGAACACGGCGACACCCCGGCCACCCTGGGCACGGCCGTGGACGTGACCGCCAGCAAGGAAGCTGAGGACCGGCTGCGCCACATGGCCACCACCGACGACCTCACCGGACTGGCCAACCGCCGCCATTTCATGGACATTTTCAAGCGCGAGTTCAGCCGGGCGCGCCGCTACGGCCGCCAGCTCTGCCTGCTGGTCATCGACGCCGACCACTTCAAGGCCATCAACGACACCCACGGCCACGACGCCGGGGACAAGGCTTTGCAAAAACTGGCGGAACTGGCCCGGGACAATCTGCGCGACGTGGACCTGCTGGGCCGCCTGGGCGGGGAGGAGTTCACCGCCCTGCTGCCCGACACCTCTGGCGACGAGGGCATCATGGCCGCGGAGCGGCTGCGGGCCCTGGCCGAGTCCACGGACATCGACATCGGCGGCAAGACCATCCGCGTTACCCTGTCCATGGGCGTGGGCTGCCTGCGGGAGAGCGACGCCACACCCGACGAATTGATGAAGCGGGTGGACGACTCCCTCTACGAGGCCAAGAAGCGCGGCCGCAACCGGGTCATGCCCTCCTCCTGA
- a CDS encoding cobalamin B12-binding domain-containing protein — translation MAEPHGFIEPEGRLGELASGYLNRLLRGDRNGAASLVLEAVERDGVPVRDIYLGVFQPAQYEVGRLWQQNRISVAHEHFCTAAAQQIMSRLYPHIFSMERTGRTMVAACVGGELHELGMRMVADFFEMEGWDTYFLGASTPDEDVARAVAEREADLLGVSVTMSYHLHLARRLVSVVRDKPECGGVKVMVGGYPFLLDDELWKWTGADGWAPDAAKAVHEAERLLT, via the coding sequence ATGGCCGAACCGCATGGCTTCATCGAGCCGGAAGGGCGGCTGGGGGAGTTGGCCTCCGGCTATCTGAACAGGCTTCTGCGGGGTGACCGCAACGGCGCGGCCAGCTTGGTGTTGGAGGCGGTGGAGAGGGACGGCGTGCCTGTGCGCGACATCTATCTTGGGGTATTCCAGCCCGCCCAGTACGAGGTGGGGCGGCTGTGGCAGCAGAACCGCATTTCCGTGGCGCATGAGCATTTCTGCACCGCGGCCGCGCAGCAGATCATGTCCCGGCTGTATCCGCATATTTTTTCCATGGAGCGCACCGGCCGGACCATGGTGGCCGCCTGCGTGGGCGGCGAATTGCACGAGCTGGGCATGCGCATGGTGGCCGACTTCTTCGAGATGGAGGGCTGGGACACTTACTTTCTTGGAGCCAGCACACCGGACGAAGACGTGGCCCGGGCCGTGGCGGAGCGCGAAGCCGACCTGCTGGGTGTCTCCGTGACCATGTCCTACCACCTGCACCTGGCCAGGCGGCTGGTGTCCGTGGTGCGGGACAAGCCGGAGTGCGGGGGAGTGAAGGTCATGGTGGGCGGCTACCCCTTCCTGCTGGACGACGAGTTGTGGAAATGGACCGGCGCGGACGGCTGGGCCCCGGACGCGGCGAAGGCTGTTCATGAGGCGGAGAGGCTGCTGACGTGA
- a CDS encoding DNA repair protein RecN, which translates to MLTYLRIRGLGLIEDVELEFGSGLVALTGETGAGKSFIVRALEFLAGAKMGPEAVRPGADEAVVEALFELDNGGGPEETALRRVLSAETGRSRVFMDGSLASLNQIAELKPRLFLHTSQHAQQKLLQPAHQVALVDAFLDDPSLLEERAERLEAARAARQALEECRDKAARLAERRDLLEHQAAQIDKVDPQPGEEGELLAKREELRTQSRAAEDVEAALGVLHGQGGLLEGLDGLSRRLGNLAEALAPEDGEDDQLGEDAAFWEEARHRARDLDANLRNLAPASAEAEAERVEERLYAIARLKRTLGRDFEGLLALAEEAREALSFLDASALDEKRLAREADEAVEALRDTLARLGQARREAAARLGERLSAELAELGFSSDVEVRAEFEEREVLSGEPPVMEERPRLLFRPNPGQPAQPLDRIASGGELSRFLLAVSGMRGEADDSTLIFDEVDAGVGGMTLEAVASRLAALGRERQVLCISHWPQIAARAGDHFQVVKEVADGATYTRCHRLGPAEREEELARMAGGGERGLAMARGLLSETG; encoded by the coding sequence ATGCTGACCTATCTGCGCATCCGGGGCCTGGGCCTCATCGAGGACGTGGAGCTTGAATTTGGCTCCGGGCTGGTGGCCCTCACCGGCGAGACAGGGGCGGGCAAGTCGTTCATCGTCCGCGCGCTGGAGTTTCTGGCCGGGGCCAAGATGGGCCCGGAGGCCGTGCGCCCCGGCGCGGACGAGGCCGTGGTGGAGGCGCTCTTCGAGCTGGACAACGGCGGCGGGCCGGAGGAAACCGCCCTGCGCCGGGTGCTCTCCGCCGAGACCGGTCGCTCCCGCGTTTTCATGGACGGCTCCCTGGCATCCCTGAACCAGATCGCCGAACTCAAGCCCCGGCTTTTCCTGCACACCTCCCAGCACGCCCAGCAGAAACTGCTTCAACCAGCCCACCAGGTTGCCCTGGTGGACGCCTTTCTGGACGACCCCTCCCTGCTGGAGGAGCGGGCCGAGCGGCTGGAGGCGGCCCGCGCCGCCCGGCAGGCCCTGGAGGAATGCCGCGACAAGGCGGCCCGGCTGGCCGAGCGGCGCGACCTGCTGGAGCACCAGGCCGCACAGATCGACAAGGTGGACCCCCAGCCGGGCGAGGAGGGCGAGCTGCTGGCCAAGCGCGAGGAACTGCGCACCCAGTCCAGGGCGGCCGAGGACGTGGAGGCGGCCCTTGGCGTGCTGCACGGCCAGGGCGGCCTGCTGGAGGGGCTGGACGGCCTCTCACGCCGCCTGGGCAACTTGGCCGAGGCCCTGGCCCCGGAGGACGGCGAGGACGACCAGCTTGGCGAGGACGCCGCCTTCTGGGAGGAGGCCCGCCACCGCGCCCGCGACCTGGACGCCAATCTGCGCAACCTGGCCCCCGCCTCGGCCGAGGCCGAGGCCGAGCGGGTGGAAGAGCGGCTGTACGCCATCGCCCGGCTCAAGCGCACCCTGGGGCGCGACTTCGAGGGGCTTCTGGCCCTGGCCGAGGAGGCTCGGGAGGCGCTGTCCTTCCTGGACGCCTCCGCCCTGGACGAGAAGCGGCTGGCCCGCGAGGCGGACGAGGCCGTGGAGGCCCTGCGCGACACGCTGGCCCGGCTGGGCCAGGCCCGCCGCGAGGCGGCCGCCCGGCTGGGGGAACGCCTTTCGGCCGAGCTGGCCGAGCTGGGCTTTTCCAGCGACGTGGAGGTGCGGGCGGAGTTCGAGGAGCGCGAGGTTCTTTCCGGCGAGCCGCCGGTCATGGAGGAGCGGCCCCGGCTGCTGTTCCGGCCCAACCCTGGCCAGCCCGCCCAGCCCCTGGACCGCATCGCCTCCGGCGGCGAGTTGTCGCGCTTTCTGCTGGCCGTGTCCGGCATGCGGGGCGAAGCGGACGACTCCACCCTCATTTTCGACGAGGTGGACGCCGGGGTGGGCGGCATGACCCTGGAGGCGGTGGCCTCCCGCCTGGCCGCGCTCGGCAGGGAGCGGCAGGTGCTGTGCATTTCCCACTGGCCGCAGATAGCCGCCCGGGCCGGGGACCACTTCCAGGTGGTTAAGGAGGTGGCGGACGGAGCCACCTATACCCGCTGCCACCGCCTGGGCCCGGCCGAACGCGAGGAGGAGCTGGCCCGCATGGCCGGGGGCGGCGAGCGCGGCCTGGCCATGGCCAGGGGGCTGCTCTCCGAGACCGGGTGA